One Oncorhynchus keta strain PuntledgeMale-10-30-2019 chromosome 22, Oket_V2, whole genome shotgun sequence DNA window includes the following coding sequences:
- the spire2 gene encoding protein spire homolog 2, which translates to MARSTNRSGKDGDSRVSAPTDRAEARDLSDPRELSLEEVLKSYEQPINEEQAWAVCYQCCSGLRVPRPATVTGGVSRVKDPSSILLLRDGMVSLQQQPCNNHDTDGPPLPPIAERQLVQSLGVAIYQALDWGLDDSEERELSPQLERLIERMAGGDHSLGADCGGGNGTTDEGYSGQEEEEEEGEEGPMRPVRTLRQVMTLCASRLANPALAPEHYQAVCRALFVETLELQTFLTKIRDTKKMLKKIKTEDPQEDRAEIDALKHTDWTRLWVQLMKELRQGVKLKKVQDQEFDPLPTEFSLTPFEMLMQDIRTRKFQLRKVMVDGDIPTRVKRNAHELILDFIRSRPPLKPASERNLPPPPQEKQSLHERVLAEIKQERKLKPVDPPSSKRSFGSLPCLAHTCPCDFKSSSCIDLSGSELGSRPPSRLRVLLKAPTLQEMEEMNMLEDEESPDSGELCHAESFPTSMKRDRSFSEHDLAELRGETLPSLSDCTHLEGAVMRRGERPWLHVLSGARPPSTHRASLPVPGWVPPSPARLSLSSVNETTEGAETGSSSRNGNKHQWMEEFSHPVESLALTVDEVINVRRVLVKAEMEKYLQNKELYYNLRRGKVCCCCRIKFPLFSWPSTCLLCKRSVCGFCSAKMKIPSKKMAHIPVYTVGFHSSPKSHGRKSEVYKSLCTLSRRSVEEEFPHLYTSGCSLRDVCADCTKFVADVISSSRRSLDILNNTPKRESATPKPQPQPHASPQPPTLKRKDK; encoded by the exons ATGGCCAGGTCAACAAACAGAAGCGGCAAGGATGGCGATTCAAGGGTGTCCGCTCCCACGGACAGGGCAGAGGCTCGGGACCTGAGCGACCCCAGGGAACTGTCTCTTGAAGAAGTGTTGAAATCCTACGAGCAGCCCATTAACGAGGAGCAGGCTTGGGCTGTGTGTTATCAATGCTGCAGCGGGCTGAGGGTGCCGCGCCCGGCCACTGTGACAGGTGGAGTTTCCCGTGTGAAGGACCCGTCCTCTATACTCTTACTCAGAGATGGGATGGTTTCCCTACAACAACAGCCCTGCAACAACC ATGACACAGACGGACCTCCCCTCCCACCTATCGCGGAGCGCCAG CTGGTCCAGTCTCTGGGCGTGGCAATCTACCAGGCCCTGGACTGGGGTCTGGATGACAGTGAGGAGCGGGAGTTGAGTCCTCAGCTGGAGCGGCTCATTGAGCGCATGGCAGGGGGAGATCACAGCCTGGGGGCTGACTGTGGTGGTGGCAACGGAACTACAGATGAGGGCTACAGtggtcaggaggaggaggaagaggaaggagaagaggggcCTATGAGGCCAGTGCGTACATTACGCCAGGTGATGACACTTTGCGCTTCCAGACTGGCCAACCCTGCACTTGCCCCTGAGCACTACCAGGCCGTGTGCCGAGCCTTGTTTGTTGAGACTCTGGAGCTACAAACTTTCCTGACCAAAATCCGAGATACCAAGAAG ATGTTGAAGAAAATCAAAACAGAGGATCCTCAGGAAGATAGAGCTGAGATTGATGCACTTAAACACACAGACTGG actcGTCTCTGGGTCCAGTTGATGAAGGAGCTGAGACAGGGGGTGAAGCTGAAGAAGGTGCAGGACCAGGAGTTTGACCCACTGCCCACTGAGTTCAGCCTCACACCCTTTGAGATGCTCATGCAGGACATCCGCACCCGCAAGTTCCAGCTGCGGAAAGTCATG GTGGATGGTGACATCCCTACACGGGTGAAGAGAAATGCTCATGAGCTTATTTTGGACTTCATCAGGTCTCGCCCTCCACTCAAACCA GCGTCAGAGCGAaacctgccccctcctcctcaggAGAAGCAGTCCCTCCATGAACGTGTCCTGGCTGAAATCAAACAAGAGCGCAAACTGAAACCTGTGGACCCACCCAGCTCCAAAAGAT CGTTTGGCTCCCTGCCTTGTCTGGCACACACTTGCCCGTGTGATTTCAAATCTTCTTCCTGCATTGACCTGTCAGGCTCAGAGCTAGGGTCCCGCCCCCCTTCTCGTCTTCGTGTTCTGCTCAAAGCCCCTACTCTtcaagagatggaggagatgaacATGTTGGAG GATGAGGAGTCTCCAGACAGTGGGGAGCTCTGCCATGCTGAGAGTTTTCCCACATCTATGAAACGGGACCGCTCCTTCTCAGAACACGACCTGGCTGAGCTCAGGGGGGAGACGCTCCCCTCACTGTCCGACTGCACCCATCTGGAAGGGGCCGTGATGCGGAGGGgtgagagaccatggttacacGTGCTCTCAGgggctcggccaccttccacgcACAGAG CCTCTCTTCCTGTGCCAGGCTGGGTGCCACCCTcccctgcccgtctctctctcagctcagtgAATGAGACCACAGAGGGAGCTGAGACCGGCTCCAGTTCTCGGAATGGCAATAAGCACCAGTGGATG gAGGAATTCAGTCACCCAGTGGAGAGTCTTGCCTTAACAGTGGATGAGGTCATCAATGTGCGTCGTGTGCTGGTGAAAGCAGAGATGGAGAAGTACTTGCAGAACAAGGAGCTGTATTACAATCTGAGGAGAGGCAAG GTGTGCTGTTGCTGCAGAATTAAGTTCCCCCTCTTTTCCTGGCCATCCACCTGCCTGCTCTGTAAAAG GTCTGTCTGTGGATTCTGCAGTGCAAAG ATGAAGATTCCTTCCAAGAAGATGGCCCACATCCCAGTCTACACTGTGGGCTTTCACAGCAGCCCAAAGAGCCATGGTCGCAAGAGTGAGGTCTACAA ATCTCTGTGTACTCTCTCCCGCCGGTCTGTGGAGGAGGAGTTCCCCCACCTGTACACCAGTGGCTGCAGCCTGCGGGATGTTTGTGCGGACTGCACCAAGTTTGTGGCTGATGTCATCTCGTCCAGCCGCCGGAGCCTGGACATCCTCAACAACACTCCCAAGAGGGAGAGTGCTACACCCAAACCACAACCCCAGCCTCACGCATCACCACAGCCACCCACCTTGAAGAGAAAAGACAAGTGA
- the chst6 gene encoding carbohydrate sulfotransferase 6 → MPRFRLTPPTVVFLLLLQGVAVVLLFGWYVQLPCGSPPSQGKVHVLLLSSWRSGSSFLGQVFSQHPSVFYLMEPSWHVWTTLQMPGARALRMAVRDLMRSVFQCDMSVMDAYTPTQHNMSALFMWSHSRALCSPPACQLTPRHLFSNETECKQKCDRPGLQGAEEACRTYSHVVLKEVRFFELDSLYPLLQDPTLDLRIIHLVRDPRAVARSREQSAKALVKDNALVLEQGNTKVDDTQYRVMQEICRSHIRIHERAMLKPPDFLRGRYKMVRYEDMVRDPLTEIDSMYQFVGLEMTQSLQEWIYKVTHGKGKGTKKEAFQITSRNAADVSQAWRTTLPHDKVRNIQEVCKGAMSLLGYRTVDSEKEQKKLDVDLLTPRERYHFSWLPSKTDKQ, encoded by the coding sequence ATGCCGCGCTTCAGACTGACGCCACCGACCGTGGTGTTCCTGCTGCTTCTTCAGGGAGTGGCTGTGGTGCTGCTGTTTGGATGGTATGTCCAGCTCCCTTGTGGTAGCCCTCCTTCCCAGGGCAAGGTCCACGTGCTCCTGCTGTCCTCATGGCGGTCTGGATCCTCCTTCCTGGGCCAGGTGTTCAGCCAGCACCCGTCTGTCTTCTACCTGATGGAGCCATCGTGGCATGTGTGGACCACTCTGCAGATGCCTGGAGCCCGGGCACTGCGCATGGCGGTGAGAGACCTGATGCGCAGCGTCTTCCAGTGTGACATGTCTGTCATGGATGCCTACACTCCCACCCAGCACAACATGTCAGCCCTCTTTATGTGGAGCCACAGCCGTGCCCTGtgctctccccctgcctgccagCTCACACCCCGCCACCTCTTCAGCAACGAGACAGAGTGCAAGCAGAAGTGTGACAGGCCTGGCCTGCAGGGGGCAGAAGAGGCATGTCGGACCTACAGCCATGTGGTGCTCAAAGAGGTGCGCTTCTTTGAGCTAGACTCCCTGTACCCTCTCCTGCAGGACCCCACTCTGGACCTGCGCATCATCCACCTGGTGAGAGACCCGCGGGCCGTGGCGCGCTCCAGGGAGCAGTCAGCCAAAGCCCTAGTGAAGGATAATGCCCTGGTCCTGGAGCAAGGCAACACCAAGGTGGATGACACACAGTATCGCGTCATGCAGGAGATATGCCGCAGCCACATCCGCATCCACGAGAGGGCCATGCTCAAACCTCCAGACTTTCTACGTGGACGTTACAAGATGGTACGCTACGAGGACATGGTGAGAGACCCCTTGACAGAGATTGACAGTATGTATCAGTTTGTGGGGCTGGAGATGACACAGTCACTACAGGAGTGGATCTATAAGGTCACCCACGGTAAGGGCAAGGGCACCAAGAAGGAGGCCTTCCAAATCACCTCCCGCAACGCAGCAGACGTCTCTCAGGCTTGGCGTACTACTTTGCCCCATGACAAGGTAAGGAACATCCAGGAGGTGTGTAAGGGCGCCATGTCTTTGCTGGGCTATAGGACCGTTGACAGTGAGAAAGAACAGAAGAAACTTGACGTGGACCTTCTGACTCCCCGTGAACGATATCACTTCAGCTGGCTCCCTTCCAAAACTGACAAACAATGA